The proteins below are encoded in one region of Paraburkholderia aromaticivorans:
- a CDS encoding PLP-dependent aminotransferase family protein: protein MASDKDAARPAHGAPEQAKRSTYIEVSSSIENEIRSGIYPPGSRLPPQRQLATELGINVSTVSRAYKELQLRGLVIGSKRRGSLVTGGAMPSVEPAQATSNAAIDLTVNRPATGEFLKCLARTLADLPRDPRYPQLQEYQPPQGPAWARVAGARWMAAPGFAPSADHVVVTSGAQHGLYAVLNSLIGTDGVILADQLTYYGLKALAPVFQFEIVGIPSDRDGLLTDEVERACRRMPVKAIFTVPNLQNPTVTTMSLERRMALVDIARRHSVAIIEDDVYGPLVSQRLPTIASLCPELTFHLAATSKILAPGLRLGYLLSPPDSAALCAEAVRTTAWMPAPMSMLIASIWIEDGTARHIMDAQLAEIRARQDLARELLPQELLQTDPACMFVWLKLPPPWRADDFAANAKARGVVVMPSSAFAVDRSEIEHGVRINLACATSRDQLVSALRLLTSTLKDRPRALFGTI from the coding sequence ATGGCTTCTGACAAAGACGCCGCCCGCCCCGCCCATGGCGCGCCGGAGCAGGCGAAACGGTCCACCTATATCGAGGTGTCCAGTTCGATCGAAAACGAGATTCGCAGCGGCATTTATCCGCCGGGCAGCCGCCTGCCGCCGCAGCGGCAACTGGCCACCGAACTGGGCATCAACGTGTCCACGGTTTCGCGCGCGTACAAGGAATTGCAATTGCGCGGACTCGTGATCGGCAGCAAACGGCGCGGCTCGCTCGTGACCGGTGGCGCGATGCCGAGCGTGGAACCGGCGCAGGCCACGAGCAACGCGGCGATCGATCTGACCGTCAACCGTCCGGCCACGGGCGAGTTCCTGAAATGCCTCGCTCGCACGCTGGCCGACTTGCCGCGCGATCCGCGCTATCCGCAATTGCAGGAGTACCAGCCGCCGCAGGGGCCCGCGTGGGCGCGCGTGGCCGGCGCGCGCTGGATGGCCGCGCCCGGCTTTGCCCCGTCGGCCGATCACGTGGTCGTCACGAGCGGCGCGCAGCATGGCTTGTACGCGGTGCTGAACAGTCTGATCGGCACCGACGGCGTGATCCTCGCCGATCAGCTCACCTACTACGGCCTCAAAGCGCTCGCGCCGGTGTTCCAGTTCGAGATCGTCGGTATTCCTAGCGATCGCGACGGGCTGCTGACCGACGAAGTGGAACGCGCCTGCCGGCGCATGCCGGTGAAGGCGATTTTCACCGTGCCGAACCTGCAGAACCCGACCGTCACGACCATGAGTCTCGAACGACGCATGGCGCTCGTCGATATTGCCCGACGCCACAGCGTGGCGATCATCGAGGACGATGTATATGGCCCGCTCGTCTCGCAACGGCTGCCGACGATCGCGAGCCTGTGCCCGGAACTCACCTTCCACCTCGCGGCTACGTCGAAGATCCTCGCCCCCGGTCTGCGGCTCGGCTATCTGCTGAGTCCGCCCGACAGCGCCGCGCTATGCGCGGAAGCCGTGCGCACGACGGCATGGATGCCCGCGCCGATGTCGATGCTGATCGCGTCGATCTGGATCGAAGACGGCACCGCGCGCCATATCATGGACGCGCAACTCGCCGAGATTCGCGCGCGCCAGGATCTCGCGCGCGAACTGTTGCCGCAGGAGTTGCTGCAGACCGATCCGGCGTGCATGTTCGTCTGGCTGAAGTTGCCGCCGCCGTGGCGCGCCGACGACTTCGCGGCCAATGCGAAGGCGCGCGGCGTCGTGGTGATGCCGTCGTCGGCGTTTGCCGTGGACCGGTCGGAGATCGAGCATGGAGTACGGATCAACCTCGCCTGCGCGACCAGCCGCGATCAGCTCGTGAGCGCGCTGCGGCTCCTGACCAGCACGCTCAAGGATCGTCCGCGGGCGCTGTTCGGCACGATATGA
- a CDS encoding NAD(P)/FAD-dependent oxidoreductase, which yields MPEIAIIGAGFIGLASAAALMRDGHRVTLFDPAGVGQGASFGNAGTFAHYACIPVNNPSVFRDLPRFLLSNQSPFRLRWGYLPHLAPWLARFMMSSLPRRYETSAGALAALLDCAKDGYAPLLANAELARFVRPRECLYLYSNAASFDAARPALELRQKLGVAFEVLDGAAIRALEPALAPIFERGVLFSNSWHFSNPQGFLQTLYEQLAAQGLKLERSTVDAVQPGTDSASLTVGGVTRRFDHVVVATGARSAQFASQCGDPVPLDTERGYHVRFPGAQHLVSRPVGWAERGFYMTPMSDGLRVAGTVELAGFGDTRNRSLLDLLTFSSKRALPALDTPDSNWLGFRPTLPDGVPVLARSRASTRVIYAFGHQHLGLTLAGVSGRIVADLIAQRAPPLDLAPYAATRF from the coding sequence ATGCCGGAGATTGCCATCATCGGTGCGGGATTCATCGGCCTCGCGAGCGCTGCGGCGCTGATGCGCGACGGTCATCGGGTCACGCTGTTCGATCCGGCCGGTGTGGGGCAGGGCGCGTCGTTCGGCAATGCCGGCACCTTCGCGCACTATGCGTGCATTCCGGTCAACAACCCGTCCGTGTTCCGCGATTTGCCGCGTTTCCTGCTGTCGAATCAAAGCCCGTTCAGATTGCGTTGGGGGTATCTGCCGCATCTCGCGCCGTGGCTCGCGCGCTTCATGATGAGTTCGCTGCCGCGCCGCTATGAAACAAGCGCCGGTGCGCTCGCCGCGCTACTGGATTGCGCGAAGGACGGCTACGCGCCGCTGCTCGCCAATGCGGAGTTGGCGCGTTTTGTCCGGCCGCGCGAGTGTCTCTATCTGTATTCGAACGCGGCTTCGTTCGATGCCGCGCGTCCCGCGCTCGAGCTGCGGCAAAAGCTGGGCGTCGCTTTCGAGGTGCTCGACGGCGCCGCAATTCGCGCCCTTGAACCGGCGCTGGCGCCGATCTTCGAGCGCGGCGTGTTGTTCAGCAATAGCTGGCACTTTTCCAATCCGCAAGGCTTTCTGCAGACGCTTTATGAGCAACTCGCCGCGCAGGGTCTGAAGCTCGAGCGCTCGACCGTCGACGCGGTGCAACCCGGCACGGACAGCGCGAGCCTGACGGTCGGCGGCGTGACGCGGCGTTTCGATCACGTGGTAGTGGCGACCGGCGCACGCTCGGCGCAGTTCGCCAGCCAGTGCGGCGACCCGGTTCCGCTCGACACGGAGCGCGGCTATCACGTGCGCTTTCCCGGCGCGCAGCACCTGGTGTCGCGGCCGGTCGGCTGGGCCGAGCGCGGCTTCTACATGACGCCGATGAGCGACGGCTTGCGCGTGGCGGGCACGGTCGAACTCGCCGGCTTCGGTGATACGCGCAACCGCTCGCTGCTCGATCTGCTGACGTTTTCGTCGAAGCGGGCGTTGCCCGCACTCGATACGCCGGATAGCAACTGGCTCGGCTTTCGCCCCACGTTGCCCGACGGCGTGCCGGTGCTCGCACGCTCACGCGCGAGCACGCGCGTAATTTACGCATTCGGTCATCAGCATCTGGGTTTGACGCTGGCGGGCGTGAGCGGGCGCATCGTCGCCGATCTGATCGCACAGCGTGCGCCGCCGCTCGATCTTGCGCCCTACGCGGCCACGCGCTTTTGA
- a CDS encoding branched-chain amino acid ABC transporter substrate-binding protein — protein MNRRYWLLSATVCALATYMPFSWAADPQIVKIGFVGPLTGPVARVGKDLQYGAQLALDEENAKNPVIGGKPVKFVLDVQDDQADPRVAIQVAQKLVDDGVVGVIGHYNSGCSIPASTVYHQANVAMITPGSTNPQLTKQGFKNVFRTMGHDGIGGVVAGHFVVEQIKAKRIAIIDDRTAFGQGLADAFEKGVKEANGNIVDREFTNDKAIDFRAILTTLKSKNVDLIFFGGLDEQGAMLVKQMRSLGMNTQLFGAGALKSNAFLQIAGTAGNGTQDLEPGPALDKLPAAQAFGKRYKARFNQDVELYAPFSYDAALAMLKAIHAADSLDRAKIVDSLAKVTVTGVTGNITFDPYGDLIKPPYTLFQVEQGQWKSVKTVGGSGA, from the coding sequence ATGAATCGCCGCTATTGGCTGTTGAGTGCCACTGTCTGTGCACTCGCCACGTATATGCCGTTTTCGTGGGCCGCCGACCCCCAGATCGTCAAGATCGGTTTCGTTGGACCGTTGACGGGGCCGGTTGCCCGGGTCGGCAAGGACTTGCAGTACGGCGCGCAGTTGGCGCTCGATGAAGAGAACGCGAAGAACCCGGTGATCGGCGGCAAGCCGGTCAAGTTCGTGCTCGACGTGCAGGATGATCAGGCCGACCCGCGCGTGGCGATTCAGGTCGCGCAGAAACTGGTCGACGACGGCGTGGTGGGCGTGATTGGCCACTACAACTCGGGCTGCAGCATTCCTGCGTCGACGGTCTATCACCAGGCGAATGTGGCGATGATCACGCCTGGATCGACCAATCCGCAATTGACGAAGCAAGGCTTCAAGAACGTGTTTCGCACGATGGGCCACGACGGTATCGGCGGCGTCGTGGCGGGGCATTTCGTGGTGGAGCAGATCAAGGCGAAGCGCATTGCGATCATCGACGACCGCACCGCGTTCGGGCAAGGGCTGGCGGATGCGTTCGAAAAGGGCGTCAAGGAAGCGAACGGCAACATTGTCGATCGGGAATTCACCAACGACAAAGCGATCGATTTTCGCGCCATTCTGACCACGCTGAAGAGCAAGAACGTCGACCTGATTTTCTTCGGCGGTCTGGATGAGCAAGGCGCGATGCTGGTCAAGCAGATGCGATCGCTGGGCATGAACACGCAACTGTTTGGCGCCGGCGCGCTGAAGAGCAATGCATTCCTGCAGATTGCCGGCACGGCGGGCAACGGGACGCAGGATCTCGAACCGGGCCCGGCGCTCGACAAGCTGCCGGCCGCGCAGGCGTTCGGCAAGCGCTACAAGGCGCGTTTCAATCAGGATGTCGAACTGTACGCGCCGTTTTCCTATGACGCGGCGCTCGCCATGCTGAAAGCGATCCACGCCGCCGACTCGCTCGATCGCGCGAAGATCGTCGACAGTCTCGCCAAGGTCACGGTCACGGGCGTCACCGGCAATATCACCTTCGATCCTTACGGTGATCTGATCAAGCCGCCGTACACATTGTTCCAGGTTGAGCAGGGCCAATGGAAAAGCGTCAAGACGGTAGGCGGCAGCGGCGCATGA